In a genomic window of Pelotomaculum thermopropionicum SI:
- a CDS encoding hypothetical membrane protein (containing diacylglycerol kinase region (COG0818 DgkA)): MSVRRFLDSFNNAADGVVYALKTQRNMRVHFTAAVLVLSLGLYLRLGAADLLFLFFAITLVIAAEMINTAVEAAVDLYTQEFHPLARAAKNVAAGAVLVTALNSVAVGFFVFYPRLQQLSLKPVPQAGKTAPLFVALISIVLVLLIVLFGKTVGGKGGRGLFSGHTAAAFAGAAALVLLTGSFAASAVALIMALLVAHSRLQSGRRAFFEVAASALLGILVTLAAFRLAGC, translated from the coding sequence GTGAGCGTGCGCAGGTTTCTGGACAGCTTTAACAATGCTGCAGACGGGGTGGTTTACGCATTGAAGACGCAGCGTAACATGCGCGTTCATTTTACCGCTGCAGTGCTGGTGCTGTCTTTGGGACTTTATTTGCGCCTGGGCGCCGCCGACCTGCTATTTTTATTTTTTGCCATAACCCTCGTTATTGCGGCAGAGATGATCAACACCGCCGTTGAGGCGGCGGTTGACCTGTACACCCAGGAATTTCACCCCCTGGCCAGGGCGGCTAAAAATGTTGCCGCCGGGGCCGTGCTGGTGACGGCGCTGAATTCCGTAGCGGTTGGCTTTTTTGTTTTCTATCCGCGCCTGCAGCAGCTTTCCCTTAAACCCGTCCCGCAGGCGGGAAAAACGGCGCCCCTTTTTGTTGCCCTGATTTCTATTGTTCTGGTGTTGCTGATAGTATTGTTCGGAAAAACCGTTGGCGGTAAAGGAGGCCGGGGGCTGTTCAGCGGCCATACGGCCGCGGCTTTTGCCGGGGCTGCGGCCCTGGTGCTGCTCACGGGCAGTTTTGCAGCTTCTGCGGTGGCCCTGATAATGGCCCTGCTGGTTGCCCACAGCAGGCTTCAGTCCGGTAGGCGTGCCTTTTTTGAAGTGGCCGCAAGTGCTCTTTTAGGGATTCTGGTGACCCTGGCCGCATTTCGCCTGGCCGGGTGCTGA
- the Cdd gene encoding cytidine deaminase, translating to MGLMDFPVEKLINAAMAARERAYAPYSKFRVGAAILTREGRYYTGCNIENASYGLTCCAERVALFKAVSNGERDFEAIAVTAGSDEYCAPCGACRQALAEFGEDIKVFMANGRGEYRMQRLAELLPASFGKKALASGSAGTGAEKALTRLIEPVNR from the coding sequence GTGGGATTGATGGATTTTCCTGTGGAAAAATTAATCAATGCGGCCATGGCAGCACGGGAAAGGGCCTACGCGCCCTATTCAAAATTCAGGGTGGGCGCGGCCATCCTGACCAGGGAGGGGCGTTATTACACAGGGTGCAATATAGAAAACGCATCCTACGGCCTGACCTGCTGCGCCGAGCGGGTGGCCCTGTTTAAAGCGGTTTCGAACGGAGAGCGCGATTTTGAAGCAATTGCCGTAACCGCCGGTTCCGATGAGTACTGCGCGCCCTGCGGCGCCTGCCGCCAGGCCCTGGCCGAGTTTGGGGAAGACATAAAGGTTTTCATGGCCAACGGGCGGGGAGAATACCGCATGCAAAGGCTGGCGGAGCTTTTGCCCGCCTCCTTCGGGAAAAAGGCGCTTGCCTCCGGCAGCGCCGGGACAGGGGCAGAGAAAGCTTTAACCAGGCTGATCGAGCCGGTAAACCGTTAA
- the Era gene encoding GTPase, whose translation MENKEFRSGFVAIIGRTNVGKSTLLNSLLGRKVAIMSEKPQTTRNKILCVLTREDAQVVFLDTPGFHKPKHKLGEHLVQVALRTLKEVDLVLFLVEAGQPPGPGDHYVIKQFAGLKTPVLLVINKIDLVRREELLPLIEQYSGLFGFAEIVPVSALTGENLPRLLEVVVRYLPAGPKYYPEDVITDRPESFIMAELIREKVLHLTSQEVPHSVAVVVEELKERPNNVVAVRAVIYTEKESQKGILIGKGGQMLKKIGQMAREEMEVLLGSKIYLELWVKVRPDWRNKEGQLRNLGYRMEE comes from the coding sequence TTGGAGAATAAAGAATTCAGGTCCGGCTTTGTAGCCATAATCGGCCGGACTAATGTGGGCAAGTCCACCCTTTTAAACAGTTTGCTGGGCAGAAAGGTCGCCATAATGTCGGAAAAGCCTCAGACCACCAGAAACAAAATCCTCTGCGTGCTCACCCGGGAGGATGCCCAGGTCGTATTCCTGGATACCCCCGGCTTTCACAAACCGAAGCACAAACTGGGCGAGCACCTGGTTCAGGTTGCGCTGAGGACATTAAAGGAGGTGGACCTGGTTCTTTTTCTGGTCGAGGCCGGTCAGCCGCCCGGGCCCGGCGACCATTATGTCATAAAGCAGTTTGCCGGACTGAAAACGCCTGTTCTGCTGGTCATAAACAAAATCGACCTGGTACGGCGGGAGGAGCTTTTGCCGCTGATAGAGCAGTACAGCGGGCTTTTCGGCTTTGCCGAAATAGTACCGGTATCGGCCCTGACCGGGGAAAACCTGCCCCGCCTGCTTGAGGTTGTTGTCCGCTACCTGCCGGCCGGACCGAAGTACTACCCGGAGGATGTAATTACCGACCGGCCTGAAAGCTTTATTATGGCCGAGCTGATCCGGGAAAAGGTGCTGCATCTTACCAGCCAGGAAGTGCCTCACTCGGTGGCGGTCGTGGTGGAGGAATTAAAGGAGCGGCCGAACAATGTGGTGGCCGTCCGGGCAGTCATATATACCGAGAAGGAGTCGCAAAAAGGGATCCTGATCGGAAAGGGCGGCCAGATGCTGAAAAAAATAGGCCAGATGGCCCGCGAAGAAATGGAAGTGCTGCTCGGCTCGAAGATATACCTGGAGCTGTGGGTGAAGGTCCGTCCCGACTGGCGCAATAAGGAAGGGCAGTTGCGGAACCTGGGCTACAGGATGGAAGAATAA